Proteins co-encoded in one Xiphophorus couchianus chromosome 16, X_couchianus-1.0, whole genome shotgun sequence genomic window:
- the elac2 gene encoding zinc phosphodiesterase ELAC protein 2 isoform X1, whose protein sequence is MNSFHVRLCRLLVVNGRAVTAPRCDYSPYRTVFHFPRSMATSGHQFSAKRPQKEPLRRLKTKESRDKRGDVHGPSNVYVQVVGAGSRDSAASLYVFSEYNRYLFNCGEGTQRLMQEHKLKAARLDNIFLTRLSWENVGGLSGMILTLKDTGVPECVLSGPPQLKNYLHAIKSFSGPLEEIKLSVRPYTEEMHKDETMTVYQVPIFARSGIDRGRNSPQAGRSSRRSPKRDGPERKTREEESGERSAAARDSSLVIAFVCKLHPKKGNFLVAKAKDLGLPLGTAAIGPLIRALKNGETIMHDGIEIRPEQVCTPADPGPVFLVLECPSEEFLPALCSSQQLRRFQDGGTEDPAALVVHMTPESVLETDQYKEWMERFPSSTEHLILNEHVNTVHNVRSHKIQTQLNMIHPHIFPPLRAARATEPQAALRVPNVRAECLLKFQLRPVMEWQRDAVPSCSTEEFVKEASEIPNFLEEVEKCRTACPEGSGPADGFPHVVFLGTGSAIPMKTRNVSGTLVNISSSQSLLLDCGEGTFSQLCRHYGDAVDAALSRISTVFVSHLHADHHTGLIKLLQQRQRALASLGIPFSPVYLVAPVQILAWLGQYHDFCEEILHHFSHIPSRSLCDDADVSKLKVDSSLQSMLRKTSLQQFRTCLVRHCRNAFACSFVHQSGWKLAFSGDTMPCDAFVHIGNEATLLIHEATLEDELLEEAVEKRHSTTSQAIGVGMKMNADFIMLNHFSQRYAKIPLFSEDFSDKVGISFDHMKICFRDFKTLPKLTAALKALFAEELEEMEERRERRERRSPGGGGCSQAGAKRGQQGAPLHSGDSKRLKSS, encoded by the exons ATGAATAGCTTCCATGTGAGGCTCTGTAGGCTTCTGGTTGTGAACGGCAGAGCTGTAACTGCCCCACGCTGCGATTATTCTCCTTACCGGACTGTTTTCCACTTTCCCCGGTCAATGGCGACCTCTGGGCATCAGTTCTCAGCGAAGAGGCCGCAGAAGGAGCCACTCCGCCGGCTGAAGACCAAGGAGAGCCGAGACAAGCGGGGAGACGTTCACGGACCGTCCAACGTGTACGTTCAGGTGGTCGGAGCGGGAAGCAGGGACAGCGCCGCGTCGCTTTACGTCTTCTCAGAGTACAACAG GTACCTGTTCAACTGTGGAGAAGGAACCCAGAGACTCATGCAGGAACACAA GCTGAAGGCGGCGCGGCTGGACAACATCTTCCTGACCCGACTGAGCTGGGAGAATGTGGGAGGCCtgtcag GGATGATATTAACCCTGAAGGACACGGGCGTCCCTGAGTGTGTGCTCTCTGGACCTCCACAGCTT AAGAACTACCTTCACGCCATAAAGTCCTTCTCTGGCCCTCTGGAGGAGATCAAGCTGT CTGTTCGACCGTACACTGAGGAGATGCACAAAGATGAAACCATGACTGTGTACCAGGTCCCCATATTTG CCAGATCAGGAATCGACAGAGGGAGAAACTCACCGCAGGCTGGCAGAAGCAGCCGCAGATCACCAAAGCGAGACGGACCGGAGCGcaaaaccagagaagaagaatcaG GTGAAAGAAGTGCAGCAGCCAGAGACTCCTCCCTGGTGATCGCCTTTGTGTGCAAG CTTCATCCTAAGAAGGGGAACTTCTTGGTGGCTAAAGCCAAAGATCTGGGTCTGCCGCT AGGAACAGCAGCGATTGGTCCGCTCATCAGAGCTCTGAAAAACGGAGAGACCATCATGCACGACGGAATAGAG ATCCGGCCAGAGCAGGTCTGCACCCCGGCCGACCCGGGGCCCGTCTTCCTGGTGCTGGAGTGTCCGTCTGAGGAGTTCCTCCCAGCGCTGTGCTCCAGCCAGCAGCTCAGACG GTTCCAGGACGGCGGGACGGAGGATCCGGCCGCGCTGGTGGTCCACATGACTCCTGAATCCGTCCTGGAGACGGATCAGTACAAAGAGTGGATGGAGAG GTTCCCGTCGTCAACAGAACATCTGATCCTCAACGAACACGTCAACACGGTCCACAACGTCCGGAGCCACAAGATCCAGACGCAGCTCAACATGATCCACCCGCACATCTTCCCTCCGCTGAGAGCAGCCAGAGCAACG GAACCGCAGGCGGCCCTTCGCGTCCCGAACGTCCGAGCCGAGTGTCTGCTGAAGTTCCAGCTGCGACCCGTCATGGAGTGGCAGAG AGACGCCGTTCCCTCCTGCAGCACGGAGGAGTTTGTGAAGGAAGCTTCTGAGATTCCAAACTTCctggaggaagtggagaagtGCCGGACGGCCTGTCCAGAGGGTTCTG gtCCGGCTGACGGATTCCCACACGTTGTGTTTCTGGGAACCGGGTCGGCGATCCCCATGAAGACCAGGAACGTGAGCGGAACGCTGGTCAACATCAG ctccAGTCAGTCGCTGCTGCTGGACTGTGGAGAGGGAACCTTCAGTCAGCTCTGCAGACACTACGGCGACGCCGTGGACGCGGCGCTGTCCAGGATCTCCACCGTCTTCGTCTCCCACCTCCACGCCGACCATCACACG GGCCTGataaagctgctgcagcagaggcaacGCGCGCTG GCCAGCCTGGGAATCCCCTTCAGCCCCGTCTACCTGGTGGCTCCGGTCCAGATCCTGGCCTGGCTCGGTCAGTACCATGACTTCTGTGAGGAAATCCTGCATCACTTCAG TCACATCCCCAGCAGGAGTCTGTGTGATGACGCTGATGTTTCCAAGCTGAAGGTTGATTCGTCGCTCCAGTCCATGCTGAGGAAGAccagcctgcagcag TTTCGGACCTGCCTGGTGCGCCACTGCAGGAACGCCTTCGCCTGCAGCTTTGTGCACCAGTCTGGCTGGAAACTGGCCTTCTCTGGAGACACCATGCCCTGCGACGCGTTCGTCCACATCG GAAATGAAGCGACGCTGCTGATCCATGAAGCCACGCTGGAGGACGAGTTGCTGGAGGAAGCTGTGGAGAAACGACACAG CACGACCTCGCAGGCCATCGGCGTCGGCATGAAGATGAACGCTGACTTCATCATGTTGAACCACTTCAGCCAACGCTACGCCAAGATCCCGCTCTTCAGTGAAGACTTCAGTGACAAAGTGGGAATTTCCTTCGACCACATGAAA ATCTGCTTCAGAGACTTTAAAACTCTCCCTAAACTCACTGCTGCTCTGAAGGCGCTGTTTgcggaggagctggaggagatggaggagcgGCGGGAGCGGCGGGAGAGGAGGAGCCCTGGAGGAGGAGGCTGCAGCCAGGCAGGAGCAAAGagaggccagcagggggcgccgctGCACAGCGGCGACTCAAAGAGGCTGAAGTCCAGCTGA
- the elac2 gene encoding zinc phosphodiesterase ELAC protein 2 isoform X2: MQEHKLKAARLDNIFLTRLSWENVGGLSGMILTLKDTGVPECVLSGPPQLKNYLHAIKSFSGPLEEIKLSVRPYTEEMHKDETMTVYQVPIFARSGIDRGRNSPQAGRSSRRSPKRDGPERKTREEESGERSAAARDSSLVIAFVCKLHPKKGNFLVAKAKDLGLPLGTAAIGPLIRALKNGETIMHDGIEIRPEQVCTPADPGPVFLVLECPSEEFLPALCSSQQLRRFQDGGTEDPAALVVHMTPESVLETDQYKEWMERFPSSTEHLILNEHVNTVHNVRSHKIQTQLNMIHPHIFPPLRAARATEPQAALRVPNVRAECLLKFQLRPVMEWQRDAVPSCSTEEFVKEASEIPNFLEEVEKCRTACPEGSGPADGFPHVVFLGTGSAIPMKTRNVSGTLVNISSSQSLLLDCGEGTFSQLCRHYGDAVDAALSRISTVFVSHLHADHHTGLIKLLQQRQRALASLGIPFSPVYLVAPVQILAWLGQYHDFCEEILHHFSHIPSRSLCDDADVSKLKVDSSLQSMLRKTSLQQFRTCLVRHCRNAFACSFVHQSGWKLAFSGDTMPCDAFVHIGNEATLLIHEATLEDELLEEAVEKRHSTTSQAIGVGMKMNADFIMLNHFSQRYAKIPLFSEDFSDKVGISFDHMKICFRDFKTLPKLTAALKALFAEELEEMEERRERRERRSPGGGGCSQAGAKRGQQGAPLHSGDSKRLKSS, from the exons ATGCAGGAACACAA GCTGAAGGCGGCGCGGCTGGACAACATCTTCCTGACCCGACTGAGCTGGGAGAATGTGGGAGGCCtgtcag GGATGATATTAACCCTGAAGGACACGGGCGTCCCTGAGTGTGTGCTCTCTGGACCTCCACAGCTT AAGAACTACCTTCACGCCATAAAGTCCTTCTCTGGCCCTCTGGAGGAGATCAAGCTGT CTGTTCGACCGTACACTGAGGAGATGCACAAAGATGAAACCATGACTGTGTACCAGGTCCCCATATTTG CCAGATCAGGAATCGACAGAGGGAGAAACTCACCGCAGGCTGGCAGAAGCAGCCGCAGATCACCAAAGCGAGACGGACCGGAGCGcaaaaccagagaagaagaatcaG GTGAAAGAAGTGCAGCAGCCAGAGACTCCTCCCTGGTGATCGCCTTTGTGTGCAAG CTTCATCCTAAGAAGGGGAACTTCTTGGTGGCTAAAGCCAAAGATCTGGGTCTGCCGCT AGGAACAGCAGCGATTGGTCCGCTCATCAGAGCTCTGAAAAACGGAGAGACCATCATGCACGACGGAATAGAG ATCCGGCCAGAGCAGGTCTGCACCCCGGCCGACCCGGGGCCCGTCTTCCTGGTGCTGGAGTGTCCGTCTGAGGAGTTCCTCCCAGCGCTGTGCTCCAGCCAGCAGCTCAGACG GTTCCAGGACGGCGGGACGGAGGATCCGGCCGCGCTGGTGGTCCACATGACTCCTGAATCCGTCCTGGAGACGGATCAGTACAAAGAGTGGATGGAGAG GTTCCCGTCGTCAACAGAACATCTGATCCTCAACGAACACGTCAACACGGTCCACAACGTCCGGAGCCACAAGATCCAGACGCAGCTCAACATGATCCACCCGCACATCTTCCCTCCGCTGAGAGCAGCCAGAGCAACG GAACCGCAGGCGGCCCTTCGCGTCCCGAACGTCCGAGCCGAGTGTCTGCTGAAGTTCCAGCTGCGACCCGTCATGGAGTGGCAGAG AGACGCCGTTCCCTCCTGCAGCACGGAGGAGTTTGTGAAGGAAGCTTCTGAGATTCCAAACTTCctggaggaagtggagaagtGCCGGACGGCCTGTCCAGAGGGTTCTG gtCCGGCTGACGGATTCCCACACGTTGTGTTTCTGGGAACCGGGTCGGCGATCCCCATGAAGACCAGGAACGTGAGCGGAACGCTGGTCAACATCAG ctccAGTCAGTCGCTGCTGCTGGACTGTGGAGAGGGAACCTTCAGTCAGCTCTGCAGACACTACGGCGACGCCGTGGACGCGGCGCTGTCCAGGATCTCCACCGTCTTCGTCTCCCACCTCCACGCCGACCATCACACG GGCCTGataaagctgctgcagcagaggcaacGCGCGCTG GCCAGCCTGGGAATCCCCTTCAGCCCCGTCTACCTGGTGGCTCCGGTCCAGATCCTGGCCTGGCTCGGTCAGTACCATGACTTCTGTGAGGAAATCCTGCATCACTTCAG TCACATCCCCAGCAGGAGTCTGTGTGATGACGCTGATGTTTCCAAGCTGAAGGTTGATTCGTCGCTCCAGTCCATGCTGAGGAAGAccagcctgcagcag TTTCGGACCTGCCTGGTGCGCCACTGCAGGAACGCCTTCGCCTGCAGCTTTGTGCACCAGTCTGGCTGGAAACTGGCCTTCTCTGGAGACACCATGCCCTGCGACGCGTTCGTCCACATCG GAAATGAAGCGACGCTGCTGATCCATGAAGCCACGCTGGAGGACGAGTTGCTGGAGGAAGCTGTGGAGAAACGACACAG CACGACCTCGCAGGCCATCGGCGTCGGCATGAAGATGAACGCTGACTTCATCATGTTGAACCACTTCAGCCAACGCTACGCCAAGATCCCGCTCTTCAGTGAAGACTTCAGTGACAAAGTGGGAATTTCCTTCGACCACATGAAA ATCTGCTTCAGAGACTTTAAAACTCTCCCTAAACTCACTGCTGCTCTGAAGGCGCTGTTTgcggaggagctggaggagatggaggagcgGCGGGAGCGGCGGGAGAGGAGGAGCCCTGGAGGAGGAGGCTGCAGCCAGGCAGGAGCAAAGagaggccagcagggggcgccgctGCACAGCGGCGACTCAAAGAGGCTGAAGTCCAGCTGA
- the rcvrna gene encoding recoverin a: MGNTKSSALSKELLEELKSNTKYSEAELCTWYQSFLKECPGGKITKEQFEGIYASFFPGADPTAYARHVFRSFDTNADGTLDFKEYIVALHLTSGGKTLQKLEWAFALYDVDGNGTISKNEIQEIVRSIFNMIPADDQTKLPEDENTPEKRAEKIWAFFGKKENDKITEGEFIQGVMDNKDILRLIQYDEPQRIKDKLKEKKQ; encoded by the exons ATGGGGAACACCAAGAGCAGCGCCTTGTCCAAGGAGCTCCTGGAGGAACTCAAGTCCAACACCAAGTACTCCGAGGCGGAGCTGTGCACCTGGTACCAGTCCTTCCTGAAGGAGTGTCCCGGCGGGAAGATCACCAAGGAGCAGTTCGAAGGGATCTACGCCAGCTTCTTCCCGGGCGCCGACCCCACAGCGTACGCTCGCCACGTTTTCAGGAGCTTCGACACCAACGCAGACGGCACCCTGGACTTTAAGGAGTACATCGTCGCTCTGCACCTCACCTCTGGAGGAAAGACTCTGCAGAAGCTGGAGTGGGCCTTCGCCTTGTACGACGTGGACGGCAATGGAACCATCAGCAAGAACGAGATCCAAGAGATCGTTAGG TCGATATTCAACATGATCCCAGCAGACGACCAGACGAAACTCCCGGAAGACGAAAACACTCCAGAGAAGAGAGCTGAAAAAATCTGGGCATTTTTCGGAAAGAAGGAAAACG ATAAAATCACGGAGGGCGAATTCATCCAGGGAGTGATGGACAACAAGGACATCCTGCGCTTGATACAATACGACGAACCTCAGAGAATCAAAGACaagctgaaagaaaagaagcaataa
- the LOC114159449 gene encoding germ cell-specific gene 1-like protein, whose translation MRLERGRRASLAITLNFVALAFAVSAVTTSYWCEGTRKVAKPFCSGPPVQMKQMYCIRFNSTNLNDSRQVQYIFETGEEKFILRKFHTGIFYSCEQAVDMNGFDCRSFAEIAPEHQRGVLWLCVVAESLYLALLFVGGVLMILEQSRCFSVMNKLKLSAFAAMCTALSGLCGMVAHMMFTTIFHLSVSMGPEDWRPKTWDYSWSYALAWCSFGTCMGSAVTTLNRYTKTIIEFKYKRHNIEKNLLIKQKMMELGLPEQVWNMYLTAAPADLEVLPQPLVNGHKPSTGALYVFEEVEHPPEQQVEAYC comes from the exons ATGAGGCTGGAGCGCGGCCGGCGAGCTTCCCTGGCAATCACTCTCAACTTTGTGGCTTTGGCTTTCGCCGTGTCGGCGGTGACCACCAGCTACTGGTGCGAGGGGACCAGGAAGGTGGCCAAGCCCTTCTGCTCCGGGCCGCCGGTCCAAATGAAGCAGATGTACTGCATCCGCTTCAACAGCACCAACCTCAACGACAGCCGGCAGGTGCAGTACATCTTCGAGACGGGAGAGGAGAAGTTCATCCTCAGGAAGTTCCACACCGGGATATTTTACTCCTGTGAGCAGGCTGTGGATATGAACG GATTTGATTGTCGAAGTTTTGCTGAGATTGCTCCTGAACATCAAAGAG GCGTGCTGTGGCTGTGTGTGGTTGCAGAGAGCCTGTACCTGGCTCTGCTCTTCGTGGGCGGGGTTCTGATGATTCTGGAGCAGAGCCGCTGCTTCAGCGTCATGAACAAGCTGAAACTCAGTGCCTTCGCCGCCATGTGCACCGCCCTCTCAG GCCTTTGTGGGATGGTCGCCCACATGATGTTCACCACCATATTCCATCTCTCCGTCTCTATGGGACCTGAAGACTGGAGGCCCAAGACTTGGGACTACAGCTGGTCTTATGC CTTAGCCTGGTGTTCGTTTGGCACCTGCATGGGCTCTGCAGTCACAACCCTGAACAGATACACCAAGACCATCATAGAGTTTAAATACAAGCGGCACAACATCGAGAAGAACCTGCTGATCAAGCAGAAGATGATGGAGCTGGGTCTGCCTGAGCAGGTGTGGAACATGTACCTGACCGCAGCTCCGGCTGACCTGGAGGTTCTGCCACAACCGCTGGTAAACGGCCACAAGCCTTCCACCGGAGCGCTGTACGTGTTTGAGGAGGTGGAGCATCCACCGGAGCAGCAGGTGGAGGCGTACTGCTGA